Proteins encoded in a region of the Nicotiana tomentosiformis chromosome 9, ASM39032v3, whole genome shotgun sequence genome:
- the LOC108947109 gene encoding uncharacterized protein: protein MDQAASQPMPIFYSTSQPFRSVHSTSHLVPTDQESSQLAPTVQTASRKRYGIHWTVEVIDSEENVKKLKVKVKEVLNLTCEERIVVNFDYLDELFGDARGLLSGFCGVLACDSALFPIHCEKWSSLPMSYFNSIFDQIIKERTELALSQSTIDESQISPNDVIGKVLGKEYSRRVRCLVLGPVPSRVFKQDLIFVVQVLQAVKVHVRPNVNRTIIK, encoded by the exons ATGGATCAGGCCGCATCACAGCCGATGCCGATATTTTACTCTACATCACAACCATTTCGGTCAGTTCACTCGACATCACATCTGGTTCCAACAGATCAGGAGTCATCACAACTAGCTCCAACAGTTCAGACCGCATCTAGAAAGCGTTATGGGATCCATTGGACTGTAGAAGTAATAG ATTCAGAAGAAAATGTCAAAAAACTAAAAGTGAAAGTCAAAGAAGTGCTAAATTTAACGTGTGAAGAACGTATTGTGGTTAATTTTGATTACCTGGATGAACTATTTGGAGATGCACGCGGCCTACTTTCaggattttgtggagttttaGCGTGTGACTCCGCTTTATTTCCAATCCACTGTGAGAAATGGTCGAGTTTACCTATGTCATACTTCAACAGCATCTTTGATCAAATTATAAAG GAAAGAACTGAGTTAGCTTTGAGCCAAAGCACCATAGACGAGTCTCAAATTTCGCCAAATGATGTCATTGGTAAGGTACTAGGAAAAGAGTACTCACGAAGGGTGAGGTGTTTGGTATTAGGACCTGTCCCCAGTAGAGTTTTTAAACAAGACCTCATTTTTGTGGTACAAGTGCTTCAAGCAGTGAAGGTTCATGTTCGTCCCAATGTCAATAGAACTATAATCAAATGA
- the LOC104091240 gene encoding LRR receptor-like serine/threonine-protein kinase RPK2 has product MGRCCFVIKWYNFHKPLKYFFIFCAFLLAHVYADSSDSDKSALLELKTSLLDPSGVISSWSLNNTDDHCSWFGVSCDSNSRVVALNISGGNLGSLSCAKIAQFPLYGFGIRRLCADNSVKLVGKVPKAISRLTELKVLSLPFNELGGEIPLGIWDMENLEVLDLEGNLIKGSLPFKFKGLRKLRVLNLGFNEIVGGIPDSLSNCAALQILNLAGNRVNGSIPALIGGFGDLRGVYLSFNQLSGSIPGEIGRSCEKLENLEMAGNFLSEGIPKSLGNCRGLQSLVLYSNLLEDGIPAELGRLTDLKVLDVSRNSLSGPIPSELGNCSKLSILVLSNLWDPLPNVSNSVIDASAKLAFTTDEYNFFEGTIPSQITGLPSLRMIWAPRSTLSGKIPGSWGACDSLEMVNLAQNFYTGEISEELGSCQKLHFLDLSSNRLTGQLVEKLPVPCMFVFDVSENYLSGSLPRFSNYSCAHVVSSGRDPSSAYLAHFTNRSVLDTTLLFGDDAGRAVFHNFGGNNFTGNLPPSVLIAPEMLGKQTVYAFLAGGNRFTGPFPGNLFEKCHELKGMIVNVSNNALSGQIPEDLGAICGPLKLLDGSKNQIGGTIPPSIGSLVSLVALNLSWNLLQGQIPSSLGQIKDLSYLSLAGNNLVGSIPSSFGQLHSLQELELSSNSLSGEIPNNLVNLRNLTALLLNNNNLSGKIPSGLANVTTLAAFNVSFNNLSGPLPLNRDLMKCNSVQGNPFLQSCHVFSLSTPSTDQQGRIGNSQDSAVSPPSTPTQKGGNGGGFNSIEIASITSAAAIVSVLLALIVLFFYTRKWNPRSRVAGSTRKEVTVFTEVAVPLTFENVVRATGSFNASNCIGSGGFGATYKAEIAPGFLVAVKRLAVGRFQGIQQFDAEIRTLGRLRHPNLVTLIGYHNSETEMFLIYNYLPGGNLEKFIQDRSTRAVDWRVLHKIALDIARALAYLHDQCVPRVLHRDVKPSNILLDEDYTAYLSDFGLARLLGTSETHATTGVAGTFGYVAPEYAMTCRVSDKADVYSYGVVLLELISDKKALDPSFSSYGNGFNIVAWACMLLRQGRAKEFFTAGLWDSGPHDDLVEVLHLAVVCTVDSLSTRPTMKQVVRRLKQLQPPSC; this is encoded by the coding sequence ATGGGTCGTTGTTGTTTTGTCATCAAATGGTACAATTTTCACAAACCCTTGAAGTATTTTTTCATCTTTTGCGCTTTTCTCTTAGCTCATGTGTATGCGGACTCCTCAGATTCAGATAAATCAGCTCTCTTGGAGTTAAAGACTTCACTTTTAGACCCTTCTGGAGTGATTTCTAGCTGGAGCTTGAACAATACTGACGATCACTGTTCATGGTTTGGTGTTTCATGTGATTCCAATTCACGTGTTGTGGCTTTGAATATCAGTGGAGGTAATTTGGGTTCTTTGTCTTGTGCTAAAATTGCTCAATTTCCTTTGTATGGCTTTGGTATTAGAAGGCTTTGTGCTGATAATAGTGTTAAGCTTGTTGGTAAAGTACCTAAGGCAATATCAAGATTGACTGAACTGAAGGTTTTGTCTTTGCCTTTTAATGAATTGGGTGGTGAAATCCCCTTGGGAATTTGGGATATGGAGAATCTTGAAGTTTTGGATCTGGAAGGGAATTTAATTAAAGGGTCTTTGCCATTTAAGTTTAAGGGGTTGAGGAAATTGAGGGTTCTGAACTTGGGTTTTAATGAGATTGTGGGTGGCATTCCGGATTCCTTGTCAAATTGTGCTGCTCTGCAAATCCTGAATCTTGCTGGAAATAGAGTAAACGGTTCCATTCCAGCACTCATTGGTGGATTTGGAGATTTGAGAGGAGTGTACCTGTCGTTTAATCAGCTTAGCGGGTCTATTCCTGGTGAGATTGGACGTTCGTGTGAGAAGCTTGAGAATCTAGAGATGGCGGGTAATTTTTTAAGTGAGGGTATTCCTAAAAGTTTAGGGAACTGCAGAGGGTTACAGTCACTTGTCTTGTATTCAAATTTGTTGGAAGATGGTATTCCAGCTGAACTTGGTCGACTAACTGATCTCAAGGTTCTTGACGTGTCCAGGAACAGCCTGAGTGGACCAATACCGTCTGAGCTAGGAAACTGCTCGAAATTATCCATTCTCGTGCTGTCAAATTTGTGGGATCCTCTTCCAAATGTGTCTAATTCAGTAATTGATGCTTCTGCAAAATTGGCATTCACTACTGATGAGTACAACTTCTTTGAAGGCACAATCCCATCACAGATAACCGGGCTTCCTAGTTTGAGGATGATTTGGGCTCCTAGGTCAACTCTTTCGGGAAAAATTCCTGGTAGTTGGGGTGCTTGTGACAGTTTAGAGATGGTGAATTTGGCTCAAAATTTTTATACTGGAGAGATCTCTGAGGAATTGGGTAGCTGCCAGAAGCTGCATTTTCTTGACTTGAGCTCAAATAGGTTGACTGGACAGCTTGTTGAGAAACTACCGGTTCCTTGTATGTTTGTGTTCGATGTGAGTGAGAATTATCTCTCTGGTTCACTTCCCAGGTTTTCCAATTACAGTTGTGCTCATGTTGTGTCCAGCGGTAGAGATCCATCATCTGCATATCTAGCGCACTTCACCAATAGAAGTGTACTAGACACCACTTTGTTATTTGGAGATGATGCTGGCCGTGCAGTATTTCATAATTTCGGTGGTAACAACTTCACAGGAAATTTACCGCCTTCTGTGCTCATTGCACCTGAAATGTTAGGCAAGCAAACTGTTTATGCATTTCTAGCTGGTGGTAACAGGTTTACTGGACCTTTTCCTGGTAACTTGTTCGAGAAATGTCATGAATTGAAAGGTATGATTGTTAATGTAAGCAATAATGCATTGTCTGGCCAAATTCCAGAGGATCTTGGTGCAATTTGTGGGCCTCTTAAGCTGTTGGATGGCTCCAAAAACCAGATTGGTGGGACAATTCCTCCGAGTATAGGGAGTCTGGTTTCTTTGGTCGCTCTCAATTTAAGTTGGAACCTCTTGCAAGGCCAGATTCCAAGCAGTCTTGGTCAGATAAAGGATCTCAGTTACCTCTCTTTAGCTGGCAATAATTTGGTTGGCTCCATCCCCTCAAGTTTTGGGCAATTGCACTCTTTACAAGAGCTTGAACTTTCTTCGAATTCATTGTCTGGTGAAATTCCAAACAATCTTGTGAATTTGAGGAATTTGACTGCGCTTCTTCTTAACAATAATAATTTATCAGGGAAAATACCTTCAGGCTTGGCCAATGTGACCACACTGGCAGCGTTTAATGTGTCTTTCAATAATCTGTCTGGGCCACTACCTCTTAATAGAGATTTGATGAAATGCAATAGTGTTCAGGGCAACCCCTTTCTGCAATCTTGCCATGTATTTTCTCTATCAACACCTTCTACAGATCAGCAGGGCAGAATAGGGAACTCACAAGATTCTGCTGTGTCTCCTCCGTCAACTCCAACCCAAAAAGGAGGAAATGGTGGTGGTTTCAACTCAATTGAGATAGCATCCATAACATCTGCTGCAGCTATTGTGTCAGTTCTTCTTGCTTTGATAGTCCTCTTCTTTTACACCAGAAAATGGAATCCAAGATCTAGAGTTGCAGGATCTACCAGGAAAGAGGTAACAGTTTTTACAGAAGTTGCGGTTCCTTTGACATTTGAGAATGTCGTGCGGGCCACAGGGAGCTTCAATGCGAGCAATTGCATAGGCAGTGGAGGTTTCGGAGCAACATACAAAGCTGAGATTGCACCAGGGTTCCTAGTGGCAGTAAAGCGACTTGCTGTAGGACGTTTTCAAGGGATCCAACAGTTTGATGCAGAAATCAGAACATTGGGGAGGCTTCGACATCCAAACCTCGTAACTCTGATTGGATATCATAATAGTGAAACGGAAATGTTTCTAATCTATAACTATTTGCCAGGCGGtaatttggaaaagtttattcAGGACAGGTCAACGAGGGCTGTGGATTGGAGGGTACTTCACAAGATTGCTTTGGACATTGCCCGTGCACTTGCTTACCTGCATGATCAGTGTGTACCGCGTGTGCTTCATCGTGATGTAAAGCCAAGCAACATCCTATTGGATGAAgactatactgcatatttatctGATTTTGGTTTGGCTAGATTACTGGGAACTTCAGAGACCCATGCCACTACTGGTGTGGCTGGAACTTTCGGGTATGTTGCTCCTGAATATGCCATGACTTGTCGTGTCTCGGATAAGGCTGATGTCTACAGTTATGGGGTTGTGTTGCTTGAGTTAATATCAGACAAGAAAGCACTTGatccctctttctcttcttatgGAAATGGATTCAATATTGTTGCTTGGGCGTGCATGCTTTTACGCCAGGGCCGTGCAAAGGAGTTCTTTACTGCTGGTCTATGGGATTCAGGTCCACATGATGATTTGGTTGAGGTACTACATTTGGCTGTGGTCTGCACAGTTGACTCTCTTTCAACTAGACCTACAATGAAACAAGTAGTAAGACGGTTGAAGCAACTTCAACCCCCATCTTGTTAG